In the Paenibacillus sp. FSL R7-0337 genome, GGCTGTCATGGCCAATGATCAGATGAACTGGAAGGCATCGCTTCATGTCGTTCGTCTGGAAGGCTGGGAACGGAGCATGTCTTTCCCGGATACAGGCTTAACCTGGGTTCATCCTTCACTGGGAATTCCCCGGTATGAAACCGCGCTGTTATATACAGGCACCTGCCTATTTGAGGGAACAAACTGCTCTGAAGGAAGAGGCACAACCTTCCCCTTTGAAATGATTGGGGCTCCCTTTATTGAGGCGCAGCAGCTGGCAGATGAGATGAATGCATTGCGCCTTCCAGGCGTGTATTTCCGTCCGGTTCATTTCAAACCAACGTCCTCTAAGCATTCTGGAGAGCTGTGCGGCGGCGTTCAATTATATATTACAGACCGCCAGGTGATCAAGCCGTTAGAGGTAGGCGTAACCTTATTATTTACGATCAGGGACTTGTTTGAGCCGTTTGCATTTCTGCCTCCCGTGAAGGAGGGCTCACGTCCTTTTATTGACTTATTGGGTGGAAGCAGCATCTACCGGACGAAGGATATTCAGGCTAAGCAGCTGCTCGAACAGTTTGCAGAGGACAGCAGGCAATTTGCAGAAATGAAACAGCAGTATCATTTATATCACTAGCGGATGGTGAATAGCGGATGAGAACGATAGAACAAATGAGCTTGCGTGAGAAAATCGGACAAATGTTCGTAACAGGCTTTCCGTCAACTGAGATGTCCCCGGAGCTGAAGGAAGTCATTGAGCAGTACAAAGTCGGAAATATTATTTTATTCTCCCATAATATCAGCAATAAATATCAATTAGGCGGGCTTGTTGCAGAAC is a window encoding:
- a CDS encoding DUF1343 domain-containing protein; this encodes MVLNGIDSIVKYLHLFKGKRVGLITAPTGLTKDFRSTITILHENCNLTAMFSPEHGVRGDLDAGALVETYTDPFTNVPVYSLYRKDSKRLTKEMLEKVDILVYDIQDVGVRYYTFIYTMLYALEDCAAAGVEFVVLDRVNPLNGVNVEGNILQPAFKSFVGNYELTVRYGLTAGEVAVMANDQMNWKASLHVVRLEGWERSMSFPDTGLTWVHPSLGIPRYETALLYTGTCLFEGTNCSEGRGTTFPFEMIGAPFIEAQQLADEMNALRLPGVYFRPVHFKPTSSKHSGELCGGVQLYITDRQVIKPLEVGVTLLFTIRDLFEPFAFLPPVKEGSRPFIDLLGGSSIYRTKDIQAKQLLEQFAEDSRQFAEMKQQYHLYH